In Persephonella sp. IF05-L8, the following are encoded in one genomic region:
- a CDS encoding ATP synthase subunit I encodes MSVEVLFYFPLFILGLIAGFFYFTHLFKSINNFGTDKGKVLRSMIIRLPIPVIAVLIGSLAGIGGIISVMVGFTTFQIYFLVKVGTQLKKEVEEEAEKLSQEENNLENK; translated from the coding sequence ATGTCAGTAGAGGTTCTTTTTTATTTTCCACTTTTTATTTTAGGGCTTATTGCAGGTTTTTTTTATTTTACACACCTGTTTAAAAGTATAAATAATTTTGGCACTGATAAAGGAAAAGTTCTCAGAAGTATGATAATCAGACTACCTATACCAGTTATTGCTGTTTTAATCGGAAGTCTTGCTGGTATCGGAGGAATAATCTCTGTTATGGTTGGTTTTACTACATTTCAGATATATTTCCTTGTGAAAGTGGGAACACAGCTTAAAAAGGAAGTTGAGGAAGAGGCCGAAAAGTTATCTCAGGAAGAAAATAATTTAGAAAATAAATAA
- a CDS encoding TraR/DksA C4-type zinc finger protein, producing the protein MAVSPYVADKKKLEKFRKLLLQEKKRILDRIFQKEDIIKKMTEEGLTIPEELDDYARIDYTEFILSELEDIEVEILQEIDKALQRMEEGTYGLCEVCGKPIEEKRLEALPWTTLCIEHAAEAEKTRDLIDHRYTVYLRESLIPYYEPLEEDVKEEGEDK; encoded by the coding sequence ATGGCTGTTAGTCCCTATGTTGCTGATAAGAAAAAGTTAGAAAAATTCAGAAAGCTGCTACTTCAAGAGAAGAAAAGGATTTTAGACAGAATTTTTCAGAAGGAAGATATAATCAAAAAGATGACAGAAGAAGGTCTTACTATACCTGAAGAGTTAGATGATTATGCAAGAATAGATTACACAGAATTTATACTTTCTGAGCTTGAGGATATAGAAGTTGAAATTCTTCAGGAAATAGATAAAGCACTCCAAAGGATGGAGGAAGGAACTTACGGGCTATGTGAGGTTTGTGGAAAGCCTATAGAGGAAAAAAGGCTTGAAGCACTGCCATGGACAACACTCTGTATTGAACATGCTGCAGAAGCTGAAAAAACAAGAGATTTAATTGACCACAGATATACTGTTTATCTGAGAGAAAGTCTTATTCCTTATTATGAACCACTGGAAGAAGATGTAAAAGAGGAAGGAGAGGATAAATGA
- a CDS encoding TonB family protein, giving the protein MDIYLPQKSYINKKLLIISLLIGFVVNIVFLYLLGFWTANVQPIKQKQVKVKYIHLKPKEKKKVVKKKIKKEAVKKPQKQKISKGEKVAPKPAVPAITPELPEVANLPEEELSLPENEMDTGDFSDIPVETGEIKEFRAITKGEFNPTFGTELSKVDKTATGTAIGRKLIYRPPPPLIKAKVPPPPVKVKLWINKDGTVSKVILLETTGNNKIDQIIKRYVQSWKFNEIKENKEEWAITTIRFKPSS; this is encoded by the coding sequence ATGGATATCTATCTTCCTCAAAAAAGCTACATAAATAAGAAATTACTTATTATTTCACTACTGATAGGGTTTGTTGTCAATATTGTTTTTCTGTATCTTCTTGGTTTCTGGACAGCAAATGTTCAACCTATAAAGCAAAAACAGGTAAAAGTTAAATATATTCATTTAAAACCCAAGGAAAAGAAAAAGGTAGTAAAGAAAAAAATAAAAAAGGAAGCTGTCAAAAAGCCACAGAAACAAAAAATCTCAAAAGGAGAAAAAGTAGCTCCAAAACCTGCTGTACCAGCTATCACACCTGAACTGCCAGAAGTTGCAAACCTACCAGAAGAAGAGTTATCCCTTCCTGAAAACGAGATGGATACAGGAGATTTTTCTGATATACCTGTTGAAACTGGAGAGATTAAGGAATTCAGAGCGATAACAAAAGGAGAATTTAATCCAACATTTGGGACAGAACTTTCCAAAGTAGATAAAACAGCTACAGGAACAGCTATTGGTAGAAAACTGATATATAGACCCCCACCACCTTTAATAAAGGCAAAAGTTCCACCTCCCCCTGTAAAAGTAAAACTATGGATAAACAAGGATGGAACAGTATCAAAAGTAATTCTGCTTGAAACCACCGGAAATAACAAAATAGACCAGATTATAAAAAGATACGTCCAGAGCTGGAAATTCAATGAGATAAAGGAAAACAAAGAAGAGTGGGCAATAACAACAATAAGATTTAAACCATCTTCCTGA
- a CDS encoding ABC transporter permease — protein sequence MKKLLRIFNQSFIAVRAYKLRTFFSLLGIALGIASLSIIVAAVEGSYNRAYEIIDVFGPESIIIFSGSREERGVRHRQKTLTMNDLKALKEAIPEIKLIMPVLFVDDATIYYKGNITTSRVYGVSDQYEEAWNWYLIEGRFFNKQEIKTKQNVCVIGLYVREELFGKEDPIGKMILVNRLPCKILGVLSKRGTTPTGRNLDDRVLMPYTTVMAKINHDFLYINAIRIKFVKGAPVEKLIEKVRQILRQRHHLSPGESDDFFILSPTEIIRFLVNLTGTLVLFLGLSSAISLTVGGFVLANLFLLSVNERKKEIGIRRAIGAKKKDILFQFLFEAIIITIFGAIIGFGLAIIGAKMLTYIAQFPIKFSFIAFLAAVVVSVIVGVISALSPAIKAANLNPIEAIRG from the coding sequence ATGAAAAAATTACTTAGAATTTTTAATCAATCATTTATAGCTGTAAGAGCTTATAAACTAAGAACTTTTTTTTCTTTACTTGGAATAGCTCTGGGTATAGCTTCACTTTCTATTATTGTTGCTGCTGTAGAAGGCTCTTATAACCGAGCTTACGAAATAATTGATGTTTTTGGTCCTGAAAGTATTATCATTTTTAGCGGTTCACGGGAAGAAAGAGGGGTTAGACACAGACAAAAAACCCTAACAATGAATGATTTGAAAGCACTTAAAGAGGCAATTCCAGAAATAAAACTGATTATGCCAGTTTTATTTGTTGATGATGCCACCATTTATTATAAGGGAAATATAACCACCTCCCGAGTTTACGGAGTTTCTGACCAGTATGAAGAAGCATGGAACTGGTATCTGATAGAAGGAAGATTTTTTAATAAGCAAGAAATAAAAACAAAACAGAATGTATGTGTAATAGGGCTTTATGTCAGAGAGGAACTCTTTGGCAAAGAAGACCCTATAGGAAAGATGATACTGGTAAATAGATTACCCTGTAAAATTCTGGGAGTTCTCTCAAAAAGAGGAACTACACCAACAGGTAGAAATCTTGATGACAGGGTTTTAATGCCATATACCACAGTCATGGCGAAGATTAACCATGATTTTCTTTATATAAATGCTATAAGAATAAAGTTTGTAAAAGGAGCTCCTGTTGAAAAGCTTATAGAAAAGGTAAGACAGATTTTAAGGCAGAGGCATCATCTTTCCCCTGGAGAAAGTGATGATTTCTTTATACTTTCTCCAACAGAAATAATAAGATTTTTAGTTAATTTAACAGGAACACTGGTGCTATTTTTAGGTTTATCATCGGCTATATCACTAACTGTTGGTGGTTTTGTTCTGGCAAATCTGTTTTTACTTTCTGTAAATGAGAGAAAAAAAGAGATAGGAATAAGAAGGGCTATCGGAGCAAAGAAGAAGGATATCTTATTCCAGTTTTTGTTTGAAGCTATAATCATAACCATATTTGGTGCGATTATAGGATTTGGGCTTGCTATTATTGGAGCAAAAATGCTTACATATATCGCCCAGTTTCCAATTAAGTTTTCATTTATAGCATTTTTAGCAGCAGTAGTAGTATCCGTGATAGTTGGAGTTATATCTGCCCTCAGTCCTGCAATAAAAGCTGCAAATCTTAATCCAATTGAGGCAATCCGTGGATGA
- a CDS encoding NAD(P)H-dependent glycerol-3-phosphate dehydrogenase, with protein sequence MNFKNLTILGSGSWGTALAQAFADKFESVFVWGRNQEVIEDINQNHLNSKYLPGLILKENIQGTTDIKFAFDKGDIIIVAVPTQFIRQTLQHIDYPVEKPVISASKGIEIESLKLISDVIAETIKIDKKRIFALSGPSFAKEVAAGLPTAVTLAGDLELGEKLQSILNTESFRLYLNKDIIGVQIGGAVKNVIAIATGASDGLGLGNNARAGLITRGLYEMTRVAKVFGGKPETLYGLSGMGDLVLTATGDLSRNRTFGKLLGKGLSVEKALQEVGQVVEGIKTVKALRKIMEKENIELPISDVVYRVVYENLSPVEAVKILMNRQPKKEEL encoded by the coding sequence ATGAATTTTAAAAATTTAACAATTTTAGGCTCAGGAAGCTGGGGAACAGCACTTGCACAGGCATTTGCCGACAAGTTTGAGAGTGTTTTTGTCTGGGGAAGAAATCAAGAGGTAATAGAAGATATAAACCAGAACCATTTAAATTCAAAGTATTTACCAGGTCTGATTTTAAAGGAAAATATACAGGGAACCACAGATATAAAATTTGCTTTTGATAAAGGGGATATCATAATCGTGGCTGTTCCTACCCAATTTATCAGACAAACCTTGCAGCATATAGATTACCCTGTTGAAAAACCTGTTATTTCAGCATCTAAAGGAATAGAGATAGAAAGCTTAAAACTAATATCTGATGTGATTGCAGAAACAATTAAGATAGACAAAAAACGGATTTTTGCTTTATCGGGTCCATCATTTGCGAAAGAAGTTGCTGCAGGGCTTCCAACAGCTGTAACCCTTGCAGGTGATTTAGAGTTAGGAGAGAAACTCCAGTCAATTCTGAACACAGAAAGTTTCAGGCTGTATTTAAATAAGGATATTATAGGTGTTCAGATTGGCGGTGCAGTCAAAAATGTTATCGCAATTGCAACAGGTGCAAGCGACGGGCTTGGTCTTGGGAATAATGCCCGTGCAGGTCTTATTACCAGAGGTCTTTATGAGATGACCAGAGTTGCAAAGGTGTTCGGTGGAAAACCTGAAACTTTGTATGGTCTTTCTGGTATGGGAGACCTTGTTTTGACTGCAACAGGAGATTTATCCAGAAACAGAACATTCGGTAAATTACTGGGAAAAGGGCTTTCTGTAGAAAAAGCTCTTCAAGAAGTTGGACAGGTGGTTGAAGGTATAAAAACTGTAAAAGCTCTGAGAAAAATAATGGAAAAGGAGAATATTGAACTTCCCATCTCAGATGTTGTTTACAGGGTGGTTTATGAAAATCTTTCTCCTGTTGAGGCTGTAAAGATACTTATGAACAGACAACCGAAAAAAGAAGAGCTTTAG
- the gatA gene encoding Asp-tRNA(Asn)/Glu-tRNA(Gln) amidotransferase subunit GatA, with the protein MSLWKKSLTELSSAVKNKEVKPSEILEAFLERTQKVEPEIKSYVTNLIDKAYEEAKKKDDKLLKLEEIPDLFGLPIAIKDNIITKEIRTTCSSRILENFVPPYNATVIEKLNKQGYIITGKTNLDEFAMGSSTENSAFFTTRNPWDYERVPGGSSGGSAAAVGAGIVPAALGSDTGGSIRQPAAFCGVVGLKPTYGRVSRYGLVAFASSLDQIGPITRTVEDAALLMNVISGWDRRDSTSSKQEVPDFTSYIGKDIKGLKIGVPKEFFIEGLDPEIKNIVENAIKQLEKEGAVIEEVSLPTTKYAIEAYYIIAPSEASSNLARYDGVRYGYRTSDYKDLEEMYSKTRDEGFGAEVKRRIMLGTYSLSSGYYDAYYLKAQKVRTLIYQEFMDVFQKVDILATPTTPDIAFKIGEKTSDPIQMYLSDIFTVSVNMAGIPGISIPCGFKDGLPVGLQLIGKPFDEGTLLQVAHYYERLNDFYKRFPGE; encoded by the coding sequence ATGAGCCTGTGGAAAAAAAGCCTTACAGAGCTTTCCAGTGCAGTAAAGAATAAAGAAGTTAAGCCTTCAGAAATTTTAGAGGCATTTTTAGAAAGAACACAAAAAGTAGAACCAGAGATTAAATCTTACGTTACCAATCTAATAGACAAAGCCTATGAAGAGGCAAAGAAGAAAGATGATAAACTATTAAAATTAGAAGAAATTCCAGACCTTTTTGGTCTACCAATCGCCATTAAAGATAACATAATAACAAAGGAGATTAGAACTACCTGTTCCTCAAGAATACTTGAAAACTTTGTTCCACCTTACAACGCAACTGTAATAGAAAAGCTAAACAAGCAGGGATATATCATCACAGGGAAAACAAATCTTGATGAGTTTGCAATGGGTTCATCCACAGAAAATTCTGCATTCTTCACCACCAGAAACCCCTGGGATTATGAAAGGGTTCCAGGAGGCTCCTCAGGTGGTTCGGCTGCAGCAGTAGGGGCAGGGATAGTTCCTGCAGCTCTTGGTTCTGATACAGGTGGTTCTATAAGACAGCCTGCAGCTTTCTGTGGAGTTGTTGGATTAAAGCCTACCTATGGTAGAGTTTCCAGATATGGTCTTGTGGCTTTTGCCTCTTCCCTTGACCAGATTGGTCCAATTACCAGAACTGTTGAAGATGCTGCACTGCTTATGAATGTTATATCTGGTTGGGACAGGAGAGACAGCACATCCTCAAAACAGGAAGTTCCAGATTTTACTTCATATATTGGCAAAGATATAAAAGGTTTGAAAATTGGGGTTCCAAAAGAATTTTTCATTGAAGGGTTAGACCCAGAAATCAAAAATATTGTTGAAAATGCTATAAAACAGCTTGAAAAAGAGGGTGCCGTTATAGAAGAAGTATCTCTCCCTACAACAAAATATGCAATTGAGGCTTATTATATAATTGCTCCTTCCGAAGCGTCATCCAACCTTGCCAGATACGATGGCGTCAGATACGGCTACAGAACATCAGATTATAAAGACCTTGAAGAGATGTATTCTAAAACCAGAGATGAGGGCTTTGGTGCAGAGGTAAAAAGAAGAATAATGCTTGGAACTTACTCTCTATCTTCTGGATATTATGATGCTTATTATCTGAAAGCCCAGAAGGTAAGGACACTAATTTATCAGGAATTTATGGATGTATTCCAAAAGGTTGATATTCTTGCCACCCCAACAACTCCAGATATTGCATTCAAAATAGGGGAAAAAACATCTGACCCTATTCAGATGTATTTATCAGACATATTTACAGTTTCAGTTAATATGGCTGGTATTCCAGGAATTAGCATACCTTGTGGATTTAAAGATGGATTACCTGTTGGCCTTCAACTGATAGGAAAGCCTTTTGATGAAGGAACACTTTTACAGGTAGCCCACTATTATGAAAGATTAAATGATTTTTATAAAAGATTTCCCGGGGAATAG
- a CDS encoding CsgG/HfaB family protein yields the protein MINILKKTLFVGLLIGIMHYLTGCSGTTVTSVQTTEQNLNETVKYEGPKARIAVADFKCVAAKCNGYIGEGIRDMLVDALVKTGKFIVLERGEGLEAIKKELELGQSGLVQPGKAPKPGLLEGADILVVGSIVAFEPNAGGIKGGIGAIVPKVPILGGIKLGKEDAYIVVILRLIDVRTGRIINSTRIEGKASSFSVGGLGGGIIGTVPLGGGLEVYKNTPMEKAVMVLLDNAVKAIEKSVPESYYRYNAKGLPIKPTVQTTNTVDNSTNVETHATHQSAQNLKLIFSDDFESYGIGQKTPLTKWKGTAEATVRLKPQINKNLGKILDFHDLHNFICAKIPKQKDFVVILLRKNDDYHDANLFFRVNEKIGYKLKMRGERYYIKKVSGNDEVEIADNGGGKAYNNWYKTKLVVNGSNIKVYDGNRLILDINDNDQFLNKAGDICINGEAWFDDIEIYEIVK from the coding sequence ATGATTAATATATTAAAAAAGACCTTATTTGTTGGATTATTGATAGGAATTATGCATTATCTTACCGGATGTTCTGGGACAACGGTAACATCCGTTCAAACAACAGAGCAAAATCTAAATGAAACTGTTAAATACGAAGGTCCAAAAGCCAGAATAGCCGTAGCTGATTTTAAATGTGTGGCAGCTAAATGTAATGGTTATATAGGAGAAGGTATTAGAGATATGCTTGTTGATGCCCTTGTAAAAACAGGGAAATTTATTGTTCTTGAAAGAGGTGAAGGATTAGAAGCTATAAAAAAAGAACTTGAGCTTGGTCAATCCGGTCTTGTTCAGCCAGGTAAAGCTCCAAAACCAGGATTATTAGAAGGTGCTGACATACTTGTAGTGGGTTCTATTGTTGCGTTTGAACCAAATGCAGGAGGAATAAAAGGAGGTATAGGTGCGATTGTTCCAAAAGTACCAATTCTTGGAGGAATTAAACTGGGGAAAGAGGATGCATATATAGTCGTAATTCTAAGGCTTATAGACGTAAGAACTGGAAGAATTATAAATTCAACAAGAATAGAAGGGAAAGCCTCAAGTTTTAGTGTAGGGGGGCTTGGAGGAGGAATAATTGGGACTGTTCCGTTGGGGGGAGGTCTTGAAGTATATAAAAACACCCCAATGGAAAAGGCTGTAATGGTTCTTCTGGACAACGCAGTTAAGGCTATAGAGAAATCAGTTCCAGAAAGCTATTATAGATATAATGCAAAAGGACTTCCTATTAAACCCACGGTACAAACAACCAATACAGTTGATAACTCTACAAATGTAGAAACCCATGCAACTCACCAATCTGCACAAAACCTTAAACTTATTTTTTCAGATGACTTCGAAAGTTATGGAATAGGACAAAAAACTCCTTTAACTAAATGGAAAGGAACTGCAGAAGCAACAGTTAGACTTAAACCTCAAATTAACAAAAACCTTGGGAAAATACTTGATTTCCATGACCTTCATAACTTTATATGTGCAAAAATACCAAAACAGAAAGATTTTGTAGTTATCTTGCTTAGAAAAAACGATGATTATCATGATGCCAACCTGTTTTTTAGAGTTAATGAGAAAATAGGATACAAACTCAAAATGAGAGGAGAAAGATACTATATTAAAAAAGTTTCTGGTAATGATGAGGTGGAAATTGCAGATAACGGTGGTGGAAAAGCCTATAATAACTGGTATAAAACCAAACTTGTGGTAAATGGAAGTAATATAAAGGTTTACGATGGAAATAGATTAATACTGGATATCAATGATAACGACCAGTTTTTAAATAAAGCTGGAGATATATGTATCAATGGAGAAGCCTGGTTTGATGATATAGAAATCTATGAAATTGTAAAGTAA
- a CDS encoding ROK family protein yields the protein MSILGIDIGGTFIKYCGKVGQDIKKGKVPTEKDIDSVLYQIEELIKNFYPKAIGIGIAGLVNKKTGKLENSPNLKFLEGVNLKSLIEDRLKIPVIVENDASAAAFGEYKYGAAKNGKIVVCLTLGTGLGGGLVIDGKLIDGVSGTAMEIGHTTIDINGWECHCGRKGCLEAYVSSYGLERFYFFQTDEKLTSSEIILLANEGNTAAMKALEEFSEYLAIGLMNILHISNPDFIVIGGGIPENYPAVIDMAVANLKKIAFPLPFASCQIKKAELGEYSGAFGALALAEERYGS from the coding sequence ATGAGTATTTTAGGGATAGATATAGGCGGAACATTTATAAAATACTGCGGAAAAGTCGGACAGGATATAAAAAAAGGAAAAGTTCCTACAGAGAAAGATATAGATAGTGTTTTATATCAGATAGAAGAACTGATTAAAAACTTTTATCCAAAGGCAATTGGGATTGGTATTGCAGGCCTTGTAAACAAGAAAACAGGAAAATTGGAAAACTCTCCTAATCTTAAATTTTTAGAAGGTGTTAATCTCAAATCCTTAATAGAAGACAGACTTAAAATCCCTGTCATTGTTGAAAACGATGCCTCTGCTGCTGCCTTTGGTGAGTATAAGTATGGAGCGGCTAAAAACGGCAAAATAGTTGTATGTCTTACACTGGGGACAGGACTTGGTGGCGGTCTTGTTATTGATGGAAAGCTTATAGACGGTGTATCAGGAACTGCTATGGAAATAGGCCACACAACCATTGATATAAACGGATGGGAATGTCATTGTGGAAGAAAAGGTTGTTTAGAGGCTTATGTATCTTCCTATGGGCTGGAAAGATTTTATTTTTTTCAAACAGATGAGAAACTTACCTCTTCAGAGATTATACTCCTTGCAAATGAAGGAAATACTGCTGCAATGAAGGCTTTGGAAGAATTTTCAGAATACCTTGCCATTGGGCTTATGAATATTTTACATATATCCAATCCTGATTTTATTGTAATTGGAGGAGGTATACCAGAAAACTATCCTGCCGTTATTGATATGGCAGTTGCAAATCTAAAAAAAATAGCATTCCCTCTTCCCTTTGCCTCCTGCCAGATAAAAAAGGCAGAACTTGGAGAATATAGCGGAGCATTTGGAGCATTAGCACTTGCAGAGGAGAGATATGGAAGTTAA
- a CDS encoding methyl-accepting chemotaxis protein: MTLRKKFILRIVIILSLILAFTIAINAFSFRKYGIHNADKTGKIVAKLVESGLTAHMMTGTMGMRHYFLDQIRSIEGIEKLWVIRGEPVIRQFGKGSSYEAPKDELDLKAIQTGKIQRKLIENMDTVKYRITIPYVATSRGKINCLQCHQVQEGEVLGAISIITDISDVRAFALSTTKMILLFSATIFVLAGIYMYRFIGKYVDIFEKLKVAMGKAIKGDFSARINTNLKDEAGQTAIEFNRFMEELNQNFDEIKKVMKALAEADLTKRINRKMEGEFETLRQNINKSIQSLANTLHITLEGFGSILTELERITQQIIRISEDIKEENTNIQEIKNSIYEIKERIKAIYDSAQKAQKLGVQIKDEITSGEQNIKELEEYVSALIEAGENIKSMTKNILEIANQTNLLALNAAVEAARAGEAGKGFAVVADEVRQLAENTSNFARKVQSVVDQVFENIKKARSSLNKTHTGYTQMAANYDRMSELMDEIARAISIQSQHISKMSENIEKISQISQHNTQENQEITEKIKQMYKTAEEIQEEVKKFKLEGE, encoded by the coding sequence ATGACCCTCAGAAAAAAGTTTATACTCAGAATTGTTATTATTCTTTCCCTTATTCTTGCTTTTACTATAGCTATTAATGCGTTTTCCTTCAGAAAATATGGAATTCATAATGCAGATAAAACAGGAAAAATTGTTGCCAAGCTGGTGGAAAGTGGTCTTACTGCCCATATGATGACAGGGACTATGGGGATGAGGCATTATTTTTTAGACCAGATAAGAAGTATTGAAGGAATTGAAAAGTTATGGGTTATCAGAGGAGAGCCTGTCATAAGGCAGTTTGGGAAAGGAAGTAGTTATGAAGCCCCAAAAGATGAACTTGATTTAAAAGCAATTCAGACAGGAAAAATCCAGAGAAAACTCATAGAAAATATGGATACCGTAAAATACCGGATAACCATTCCTTACGTTGCCACTTCCCGTGGAAAGATAAACTGTCTTCAATGCCATCAAGTTCAGGAAGGGGAAGTTTTAGGAGCTATAAGTATAATTACAGATATATCAGATGTCAGAGCGTTTGCACTCTCAACCACTAAAATGATTTTGTTGTTCTCAGCGACCATCTTTGTTTTAGCAGGAATTTATATGTATAGATTTATTGGTAAATATGTAGATATTTTTGAGAAACTAAAAGTCGCCATGGGCAAAGCAATAAAAGGAGATTTTTCAGCAAGGATTAACACCAACCTGAAAGATGAGGCAGGGCAGACAGCTATAGAATTCAACAGATTTATGGAAGAGCTAAACCAGAATTTTGATGAGATAAAAAAGGTCATGAAAGCCTTAGCTGAAGCCGATTTAACAAAACGAATAAACAGGAAAATGGAAGGGGAATTTGAGACCCTCCGTCAGAATATCAATAAAAGTATTCAATCGCTTGCAAACACTCTCCATATAACTTTAGAGGGGTTTGGCTCAATTTTGACTGAGCTGGAAAGGATAACCCAGCAGATAATAAGAATTTCAGAAGATATAAAAGAGGAAAACACAAACATTCAGGAAATTAAAAATTCCATATACGAAATAAAAGAAAGAATAAAAGCTATTTATGATAGTGCACAAAAAGCTCAGAAATTAGGAGTTCAGATTAAGGATGAAATCACAAGTGGTGAGCAAAATATAAAAGAGCTGGAAGAGTATGTATCTGCACTGATAGAAGCAGGAGAAAACATAAAATCTATGACTAAAAATATTCTGGAAATTGCAAATCAGACAAATCTTCTTGCCTTAAATGCTGCTGTTGAAGCTGCCAGAGCCGGTGAAGCTGGAAAAGGTTTTGCAGTTGTTGCTGATGAGGTAAGACAGCTGGCAGAAAATACATCTAATTTTGCCAGAAAAGTTCAGAGTGTTGTTGACCAGGTTTTTGAAAATATCAAAAAAGCCCGCAGTTCACTTAATAAAACCCACACAGGATATACCCAGATGGCAGCAAACTATGACAGGATGTCTGAGCTTATGGATGAGATTGCCAGAGCCATATCTATCCAGTCCCAGCATATATCAAAAATGTCTGAAAATATAGAAAAAATATCCCAGATATCACAGCATAATACACAGGAAAATCAGGAGATAACAGAAAAAATCAAACAGATGTATAAAACAGCAGAGGAAATTCAGGAAGAGGTTAAAAAATTCAAATTAGAAGGGGAATAG
- a CDS encoding ABC transporter permease — protein MIDKFLLLLAVIARIFKEYKARSILSVLGVGFGTFALIMMVSISNSLKEKSRQEVEKFGKNLVVVKAGNVRVFRGKSRTISTATTLKIPDAIAIKQQIDHVVRVLPSFHISYPIRKGGTTIFATIIGVGKEYPEIRNIKVWQGRFYTQKEEKTGEKVIVLGYKIAKDFFKDEDPIGKTLLIFRVPCKVIGVMEEKGADISGEDQDSFIYTPLKTAMRRLANVDYINTIYVQVDKKENIPYVKEKIRELLRKRHHLKPSDRNDFTVLSPDDYIRMETEAMHIFSILGGVSAVISFLIGGIGILSIMILIINERIEEIGIRRAVGAKKTDIMLQFILEASFISITGSFIGAIIGTALSLLIFITFNLPVAISYSWILFSFVLSIITGILAGIYPAYRASTIKPVQALRRV, from the coding sequence ATGATTGATAAATTTTTGCTTTTACTGGCTGTAATTGCACGGATTTTTAAGGAGTATAAAGCAAGGTCTATCCTGTCTGTTTTGGGGGTGGGATTTGGAACATTTGCCCTTATAATGATGGTTTCTATATCAAACTCCCTGAAAGAAAAAAGCAGACAGGAAGTTGAGAAATTTGGGAAAAATCTTGTGGTGGTTAAAGCGGGAAATGTCAGAGTTTTTAGAGGAAAAAGCAGAACAATATCCACCGCAACCACACTGAAAATCCCTGATGCTATAGCAATAAAGCAGCAGATAGACCATGTTGTAAGGGTACTACCCTCTTTTCATATTTCCTATCCTATCAGAAAAGGTGGCACAACTATTTTTGCAACAATTATAGGTGTTGGAAAGGAATATCCAGAGATAAGGAATATAAAGGTCTGGCAGGGAAGGTTCTATACCCAAAAAGAAGAAAAAACAGGGGAAAAGGTAATAGTCTTAGGTTATAAGATAGCAAAAGATTTTTTTAAGGATGAAGACCCTATAGGCAAAACACTGCTTATATTCAGGGTTCCCTGTAAAGTAATAGGTGTTATGGAAGAAAAAGGGGCAGATATATCAGGAGAAGACCAGGACAGTTTTATTTATACTCCACTAAAAACAGCAATGAGAAGGCTGGCAAATGTAGACTACATAAATACCATATATGTTCAGGTTGATAAAAAAGAAAACATCCCTTATGTAAAAGAAAAAATAAGAGAGCTTCTCAGAAAAAGACACCATTTGAAGCCTTCTGACAGAAATGACTTTACTGTCCTTTCTCCAGATGATTATATAAGAATGGAAACAGAAGCAATGCATATATTCAGCATACTGGGAGGAGTTTCTGCAGTAATATCTTTCCTTATTGGAGGAATAGGTATTCTTTCTATAATGATACTGATTATTAATGAAAGAATAGAGGAAATCGGCATCAGGCGGGCTGTAGGGGCAAAAAAAACTGATATTATGCTTCAGTTTATACTGGAGGCATCTTTCATATCAATAACAGGAAGTTTTATTGGGGCTATTATAGGAACAGCTTTATCCCTTTTAATATTTATAACCTTTAATCTGCCTGTAGCCATATCTTACAGCTGGATATTATTCTCATTCGTTTTATCAATCATTACAGGGATTTTAGCCGGAATATATCCTGCTTATCGGGCTTCCACCATAAAACCTGTTCAGGCTTTAAGGAGAGTTTGA